A window from Solanum stenotomum isolate F172 chromosome 7, ASM1918654v1, whole genome shotgun sequence encodes these proteins:
- the LOC125871420 gene encoding serine carboxypeptidase-like 50, with protein MESKPEKLHLFLLILLFTSLYSSSAAAVTLQSSFPKEALPTKSGYLTVNSTTSSAIFYTYYEAQKPRMNLSETPIIIWLQGGPGCSSMLGNFYELGPFRVSSSLRQNVEHLSLEPNPGSWNRVFGVLFLDNPIGTGFSIASSPEEIPRNQHDVAKHLFIATRKFVALDKLFENRPIYLTGESYAGKYVPGFGYYTLKKNKGLPKSRRLNLAGVAIGNGLTDPEAQVGTHAVNAYYSGLINEKQKIQLEKLQKEAITLTENGNWSEATSARSRVLNTLSNMTGLATLYDFRKLKPYEDELVAKFLSNVQIKRALNARESIVFDICSDLVGKVLHEDVMKSVRYMVEFLVKNTKVLLYQGQCDLRDGVVSTEAWMEKMKWEGIGKFLEAERYVWRVNDELAGYMQKWENLTHVVVMNAGHLVPTDQAVNSQAMIEGWVLEKGLFATRLKQKPNHMGKSL; from the coding sequence atggagtccaAACCAGAAAAACTTCACCTTTTTCTGCTTATCTTGTTATTCACCAGTCTCTATTCCTCATCAGCAGCAGCAGTAACTCTGCAATCTTCTTTTCCAAAAGAAGCCTTGCCAACAAAATCTGGGTACTTAACAGTTAACTCAACAACTAGTTCAGCCATTTTTTACACTTACTATGAAGCCCAGAAACCAAGAATGAATCTTTCTGAAACCCCAATTATCATTTGGCTTCAAGGTGGTCCTGGATGTTCTTCCATGCTTGGAAACTTTTATGAACTTGGCCCTTTTCGTGTTTCGTCTTCTCTGAGGCAAAACGTCGAACACCTTTCGCTCGAACCTAACCCTGGTTCTTGGAATCGTGTATTTGGGGTACTTTTTCTTGATAATCCTATTGGAACTGGATTTAGTATTGCTTCAAGTCCAGAAGAGATACCAAGAAACCAACATGATGTTGCTAAACATCTTTTTATTGCTACAAGGAAGTTTGTTGCATTAGATAAGTTATTTGAAAATCGACCAATTTATCTTACTGGTGAAAGTTATGCTGGAAAATATGTACCTGGATTTGGGTACTATACACTAAAAAAGAATAAGGGTTTGCCTAAATCGCGACGGTTGAATTTAGCTGGGGTTGCTATTGGGAATGGACTGACGGATCCGGAAGCTCAAGTGGGCACTCATGCTGTAAATGCTTACTATTCTGGATTGATCAATGAGAAGCAAAAGATACAATTGGAGAAACTTCAGAAGGAAGCAATTACACTTACGGAAAATGGCAATTGGAGCGAGGCAACGAGTGCTAGATCACGGGTGTTGAATACGTTGAGTAATATGACAGGGCTTGCGACTTTATATGATTTTAGAAAGCTAAAACCTTATGAAGATGAATTGGTGGCTAAATTTTTAAGCAATGTACAGATTAAGAGGGCTCTAAATGCAAGAGAATCGATAGTTTTCGATATATGCAGTGATTTAGTAGGCAAAGTGTTGCACGAGGACGTGATGAAAAGTGTGAGGTACATGGTGGAGTTCTTGGTTAAGAATACTAAGGTGTTGTTATACCAGGGGCAGTGTGATTTGAGAGATGGAGTGGTGTCAACTGAGGCATGGATGGAGAAGATGAAGTGGGAGGGAATTGGAAAGTTTTTGGAGGCGGAGCGGTATGTTTGGAGAGTGAATGACGAGCTTGCTGGATATATGCAGAAGTGGGAGAATTTGACCCATGTTGTGGTAATGAACGCAGGGCATCTTGTGCCTACCGACCAGGCAGTGAATTCTCAGGCGATGATCGAAGGTTGGGTATTGGAAAAGGGATTGTTCGCCACAAGGCTCAAGCAAAAGCCAAACCATATGGGTAAATCACTTTGA